The Humulus lupulus chromosome 3, drHumLupu1.1, whole genome shotgun sequence genome window below encodes:
- the LOC133825560 gene encoding uncharacterized protein LOC133825560, with protein MVHRIRQWSSRNLSYMGRVTLINAVLLSIHSYWAQIMILPKRILKEIDAICRAFLWRGKSDYAGPGLVAWQTICNSKTGGGLGFKRVVDWNIAAIGKYIWAIASKKDNLWVKWIHNIYLKQLDWWEYKVPSACSWYWRKMVAVKDLFKAKIDLASFSAKKFSIKTGHDLLFASPLKVHWAKFVWERFSVPKHRFILWLVMLQRLRTRVFIHNYNSIMDPSCLFCGEHNEDIHHLFFQCKYSKQCLVLVKKWLGWKVKAVDYDNLLQWILKTRRWSRFQKSTLIAVVASLIYHIWRVRNDKLWSQKVWSTAHTVQAIQRDVSLQIYTIIPSKTNPLDRDWFHAICQIAS; from the coding sequence ATGGTTCATCGAATTAGGCAATGGAGCTCTCGAAATTTATCTTATATGGGCAGAGTGACATTAATTAATGCAGTTCTCCTTTCTATACACTCCTATTGGGCCCAAATCATGATATTGCCGAAGAGGATACTGAAGGAAATTGATGCCATTTGTAGAGCCTTCCTTTGGAGAGGAAAGAGTGATTACGCAGGGCCTGGTCTTGTTGCTTGGCAAACCATTTGCAATTCCAAGACAGGTGGAGGATTGGGTTTTAAGAGGGTTGTGGATTggaatattgcagctatagggaaATATATATGGGCAATTGCTTCCAAAAAAGATAATTTGTGGGTTAAATGGATTCACAATATATATTTGAAGCAATTGGATTGGTGGGAATATAAAGTTCCCTCGGCttgcagctggtattggaggaaaatggtggctgttaaggatCTTTTTAAAGCAAAAATAGATTTGGCATCCTTTTCAGCTAAGAAATTCAGTATTAAAACAGGTCATGACTTGTTGTTTGCTTCACCTCTCAAAGTGCATTGGGCAAAGTTTGTTTGGGAGAGATTTTCTGTACCAAAGCACAGGTTTATACTTTGGTTAGTTATGCTTCAGAGATTACGTACCAGGGTCTTCATCCATAATTACAACTCAATTATGGATCCATCTTGTCTTTTCTGTGGAGAACATAATGAAGATATTCATCATCTCTTTTTTCAGTGTAAATATAGCAAGCAATGTCTAGTACTGGTGAAAAAATGGCTGGGTTGGAAAGTAAAAGCAGTGGATTATGATAACTTGTTGCAATGGATATTGAAAACAAGGAGATGGAGCAGATTTCAAAAAAGTACCTTGATTGCTGTTGTTGCTTCCTTGATTTATCATATTTGGAGAGTGAGGAATGACAAACTATGGTCACAAAAGGTTTGGTCTACGGCTCATACGGTCCAAGCAATACAAAGAGATGTTAGTTTGCAGATATACACTATAATTCCAAGTAAAACAAATCCTTTAGATAGAGATTGGTTTCATGCTATTTGTCAAATAGCTAGCTGA